The genomic interval GAAGTTAAGGTTGAAGAATGAAAGATATTCCTTTGATAAATCAATCTATAACTTTACGAGAAGCAATAAATCAAATAAATGAAGGTGGTTTTGGACTCGCATTTGTAGTTGATGATAAGAAAAGACTAAAGGGAGTTGTTAGTGATGGTGATATAAGGAGAGCTCTTTTGAATGGAATAAGTATAAATGATAGGATTGAAAAAGTTATGAATAAAAATCCAATTAAATTTTACGATTATTGGGACAGAAAAAAAATAATTGAAAGTATTGAAAAATTAAAGAAAGAAAACAAAATTCCAAAATTAAAAACATTACTAATTCCAGTTATATCCAGGGAAGGTAAAATCAAAAAAGTTATAGGAATAGAACCTGAGAAGAAATTTTCTTTTGATTTAATTAAAAAAAGATATAAAAAAACAAAAAAAATTCTTGTTATAGGAGGAGCTGGTTATATAGGTTCGGTTCTTACAAGGATGTTATTAAAAAGGGGATATTTTGTAAAAGTTTTTGATAATCTCTTGTATGGTGATATTGGTTTAAGAGGAATAAGAAGTAAAAATTTTAAATTTTTAAAAGGTGATATAACAAATATAAGTAATATAGTGGAAGCAATAAAGGACATAGACACTGTTATTCATCTTGGAGCAATTGTAGGTGACCCAGCAAGTAAAATAAAACCAAGAGAAACACTTGAAATAAATTATTTTTCAACAAAAACTCTCGGTGAAATTGCTAAATATCTTGGAGTAAGAAAATTTATTTTTGCCTCATCATGCAGTGTATATGGTTATAAAAAAACAATATGTAATGAAGAAACAGAACCTAACCCCTTATCCTTATATGCTGAAACAAAATTACTTTCTGAAAAAGCACTTCTTGAATTAAAGGATAATGGATTCTCACCCATTATTTTAAGATTTGCAACAGCTTTTGGATATTCACCGAGAATGAGATTTGACCTTGTCGTGAATTTACTGATTGCAAAAGCTATCAAGGAAAAAAAGATAACAGTATACGGAAACGGAAAACAGATAAGACCTTTTATTCATATAAAAGATATTTCAAGAGCAATAATAAAGATACTGGAAGCCGATGATGAAAAGGTAAGCGGTCAGATATTTAATGTAGGTTCAGATAAAATGAATAAGAGTATTCTTGAAGTTGCAAAAGAAATAAAAGAAAGTGTTCCTGAAGCGGAGATAGTATTTTTAAAAGAAAAAGAAGATAATAGAAACTATAATGTTTCCTTTAAAAAAATCAAAAAAATTTTAAACTTTGATACCAAATATGATATAAATTATGCAGTAAGAGAAATAAAAGAAGCCTTCGATAGAGGGGAAATAAAAAATTTTTATGACAAAATTTATAGCAACTTTCATTCTCTGAAGGAAAAATAATTTTTTATTTCCTTTCTGAAATCATAAATTCTCTTAATACATTCACATATTTTTTTAATATCTTTGTCTTTGAGAAGTGAGTAGATGGGT from candidate division WOR-3 bacterium carries:
- a CDS encoding NAD-dependent epimerase/dehydratase family protein yields the protein MKDIPLINQSITLREAINQINEGGFGLAFVVDDKKRLKGVVSDGDIRRALLNGISINDRIEKVMNKNPIKFYDYWDRKKIIESIEKLKKENKIPKLKTLLIPVISREGKIKKVIGIEPEKKFSFDLIKKRYKKTKKILVIGGAGYIGSVLTRMLLKRGYFVKVFDNLLYGDIGLRGIRSKNFKFLKGDITNISNIVEAIKDIDTVIHLGAIVGDPASKIKPRETLEINYFSTKTLGEIAKYLGVRKFIFASSCSVYGYKKTICNEETEPNPLSLYAETKLLSEKALLELKDNGFSPIILRFATAFGYSPRMRFDLVVNLLIAKAIKEKKITVYGNGKQIRPFIHIKDISRAIIKILEADDEKVSGQIFNVGSDKMNKSILEVAKEIKESVPEAEIVFLKEKEDNRNYNVSFKKIKKILNFDTKYDINYAVREIKEAFDRGEIKNFYDKIYSNFHSLKEK